A single region of the Streptomyces sp. NBC_00425 genome encodes:
- a CDS encoding DUF349 domain-containing protein has translation MSSDPWGRVDETGTVYVRTADGEQVVGSWQAGSPEEALAYFERKYEGLVVEIGLLEKRVQTTDLSAKDAQVAIDHIREQVDAHHAVGDLQALRERLDKLVSTVESRREERRQQRAKQSDQARHAKEDLVTEAEQLAQSDQWRAAGERLRALVDTWKGLPRLDRKSDDELWHRFSHARSAFSKRRKAHFAQLDAQREEARRIKERLVSEAEGLSGSTDWGPTAARYRELMADWKAAGRAQREHEDDLWNRFRGAQDVFFAARSSVFAERDAEQTENLKLKEELAEEAEKLLPIGELKAARAAFRSINERWEAIGHVPRDARPKVEGRMHAVERAIQESEEAEWRRTNPEARARAAGLTGQLQGAVDKLKTQIEQARAQGNSAKADKLERELEGRQALLDQALKGLHEFGG, from the coding sequence GTGAGCAGCGACCCGTGGGGCCGCGTCGACGAGACGGGGACCGTGTACGTGCGTACCGCCGACGGCGAGCAGGTGGTCGGTTCGTGGCAGGCAGGCTCCCCCGAGGAGGCGCTGGCCTACTTCGAGCGCAAGTACGAGGGCCTGGTTGTCGAGATCGGCCTCCTCGAGAAGCGAGTGCAGACCACCGACCTCTCGGCGAAGGACGCTCAGGTCGCGATCGACCACATCCGCGAGCAGGTGGACGCGCACCACGCCGTCGGTGATCTGCAGGCGCTGCGGGAGCGGCTGGACAAGCTGGTGTCGACCGTCGAGTCGCGGCGCGAGGAGCGCAGGCAGCAGCGGGCGAAGCAGTCCGACCAGGCCCGGCACGCCAAGGAGGACCTGGTCACCGAGGCGGAGCAGCTCGCGCAGTCCGACCAGTGGCGGGCCGCCGGTGAGCGGCTGCGCGCGCTGGTGGACACGTGGAAGGGGCTGCCCCGGCTCGACCGCAAGTCGGACGACGAACTGTGGCACCGCTTCTCGCACGCGCGCTCGGCGTTCTCCAAGCGCCGCAAGGCGCACTTCGCGCAGCTGGACGCACAGCGCGAGGAGGCCCGCCGGATCAAGGAGCGGCTGGTCTCCGAGGCCGAGGGCCTGTCCGGTTCGACGGACTGGGGTCCGACCGCCGCGCGCTACCGCGAGCTGATGGCGGACTGGAAGGCCGCCGGCCGTGCCCAGCGTGAGCACGAGGACGATCTGTGGAACCGCTTCCGCGGCGCCCAGGACGTCTTCTTCGCCGCCCGCAGCTCGGTCTTCGCCGAGCGGGACGCGGAGCAGACGGAGAACCTGAAGCTCAAGGAGGAGCTGGCCGAGGAGGCCGAGAAGCTGCTCCCGATCGGCGAGCTGAAGGCGGCGCGGGCCGCGTTCCGTTCGATCAACGAGCGCTGGGAGGCCATCGGCCACGTCCCGCGGGACGCCCGCCCGAAGGTCGAGGGCCGGATGCACGCCGTGGAGCGGGCGATCCAGGAGTCCGAGGAGGCGGAGTGGCGCCGGACGAACCCGGAGGCACGCGCGCGTGCCGCGGGTCTCACCGGTCAGCTCCAGGGCGCCGTGGACAAGCTGAAGACGCAGATCGAGCAGGCCCGCGCCCAGGGCAACTCGGCGAAGGCCGACAAGCTGGAGCGGGAGCTGGAGGGCCGTCAGGCGCTGCTGGACCAGGCTCTGAAGGGTCTGCACGAGTTCGGCGGCTGA
- a CDS encoding peptidylprolyl isomerase: MVTQEQRKRQLAREKFLRQQQRRTSARRKARMRNSVIASVLGVIVIGSLALYTTGVLKDDGKDKANASSDTTPSAAPSASAAKDPCEKPAAGAVKTQTWKKEPAVTIDSSAKYTMTLATTCGDIGIALKAKAAPHTVNSFGFLAGKGYFDHTKCHRLTTNGIYVLQCGDPTGSGSGGPGYTIPDENLKDASLKANVYPAGTVAMANTGQAHTGGSQFFLVYQDSQLPPSYTPFGTVSPEGMKVLKKIAAAGENTGAGDGAPNATVVINKATVTKS, from the coding sequence GTGGTCACCCAGGAACAGCGGAAGCGTCAGCTCGCCCGGGAGAAGTTCTTGCGGCAGCAGCAGCGGCGCACGAGCGCCCGACGCAAGGCCCGTATGCGCAACTCGGTGATCGCGTCGGTGCTCGGCGTGATCGTCATCGGCAGCCTGGCGCTGTACACGACGGGTGTCCTGAAGGACGACGGCAAGGACAAGGCGAACGCGAGTTCGGACACGACGCCGTCCGCCGCGCCCAGCGCCAGTGCCGCCAAGGACCCGTGCGAGAAGCCCGCCGCCGGTGCGGTCAAGACGCAGACCTGGAAGAAGGAGCCGGCGGTCACGATCGACTCGTCGGCCAAGTACACGATGACGCTCGCGACGACCTGCGGTGACATCGGCATAGCGCTCAAGGCGAAGGCCGCGCCGCACACGGTGAACTCGTTCGGCTTCCTCGCCGGCAAGGGCTACTTCGACCACACCAAGTGCCACCGCCTCACCACCAACGGGATCTACGTGCTGCAGTGCGGCGACCCGACGGGCAGCGGCAGCGGCGGTCCCGGCTACACGATTCCCGACGAGAACCTGAAGGACGCCTCCCTGAAGGCGAACGTCTACCCGGCGGGCACGGTCGCGATGGCCAACACGGGGCAGGCGCACACCGGCGGCAGCCAGTTCTTCCTCGTCTACCAGGACAGTCAGCTGCCGCCCAGCTACACGCCGTTCGGCACCGTGTCGCCCGAAGGCATGAAGGTTCTGAAGAAGATCGCCGCCGCGGGCGAGAACACCGGCGCGGGCGACGGCGCCCCGAACGCGACGGTCGTGATCAACAAGGCGACGGTCACGAAGTCCTGA
- a CDS encoding MBL fold metallo-hydrolase, giving the protein MLIAGFPAGAWGTNCYLVAPAAGEECVIIDPGHQAAPGVEEAIRKHRLKPVAVVLTHGHIDHVASVVPVCGAHDVPAWIHPEDRYMMSDPEKALGRSIGMPLMGELTVGEPDDVRELTDGAGLDLAGLQFSVAHAPGHTRGSVTFRMPETTDVPSVFFSGDLLFAGSIGRTDLPGGDMAEMLDSLARVCLPLDDSTVVLSGHGPQTTIGQERAANPYLRQVAAGGQGAGSPTPPRRGM; this is encoded by the coding sequence GTGCTCATTGCCGGGTTCCCCGCCGGAGCCTGGGGGACGAACTGTTATCTCGTCGCCCCGGCTGCAGGCGAGGAGTGCGTGATCATCGACCCGGGCCACCAGGCGGCCCCCGGCGTCGAGGAAGCGATCAGAAAGCATCGGCTGAAGCCCGTGGCCGTCGTCCTCACCCATGGTCACATCGACCATGTGGCCTCGGTCGTCCCGGTGTGCGGCGCGCACGACGTGCCGGCCTGGATCCACCCCGAGGACCGCTACATGATGAGCGACCCCGAGAAGGCGCTGGGCCGGTCCATCGGGATGCCGCTGATGGGCGAGCTCACCGTGGGGGAGCCGGACGACGTCCGCGAGCTCACCGACGGCGCCGGGTTGGACCTGGCCGGACTGCAGTTCTCCGTCGCGCACGCGCCGGGCCATACCAGGGGGTCGGTGACCTTCCGGATGCCGGAGACGACCGACGTCCCGTCGGTGTTCTTCTCCGGGGACCTGCTGTTCGCCGGCTCCATCGGACGCACCGACCTGCCCGGCGGCGACATGGCCGAGATGCTCGACTCGCTGGCCCGCGTGTGCCTGCCGCTCGACGACTCGACCGTGGTGCTGTCCGGCCACGGCCCCCAGACGACCATCGGCCAGGAGCGCGCCGCCAACCCGTATCTGCGGCAGGTGGCGGCCGGCGGCCAGGGAGCGGGTTCGCCCACCCCTCCCCGACGAGGAATGTGA
- the hisS gene encoding histidine--tRNA ligase: MSTFQAPKGTYDLIPPDSAQYLAVREAIAAPLRNSGYGYVETPGFENVELFARGVGESTDIVTKEMYAFETKGGDRLALRPEGTASVLRAALEANLHKVGNLPVKLWYSGSYYRYERPQKGRYRHFSQVGAEAIGAEDPALDAELIILADQAYRSLGLRNFRILLNSLGDKECRPVYREALQNFLRGLDLDEDTLRRAEINPLRVLDDKRESVQKQLGEAPLLRDYLCDACKAYHEEVRELITAAGVAFEDDPKLVRGLDYYTRTTFEFVHDGLGSQSAVGGGGRYDGLSEMIGGPALPSVGWALGVDRTVLALEAEGVELRLPASTSVYAVPLGEEARRVLFAKVTELRKLGVAADFAYGGKGLKGAMKSANRSGARYTVVAGERDLAEGVVQLKDMESGEQTAVGVNEIVAELESRLG; the protein is encoded by the coding sequence GTGAGCACCTTTCAGGCCCCCAAGGGCACGTACGACCTGATCCCGCCGGACAGCGCCCAGTACCTGGCCGTCCGCGAGGCCATCGCCGCCCCGCTGCGCAACTCCGGTTACGGATACGTCGAGACGCCCGGCTTCGAGAACGTCGAACTGTTCGCGCGCGGTGTCGGTGAGTCGACCGACATCGTCACCAAGGAGATGTACGCCTTCGAGACCAAGGGCGGCGACAGGCTGGCCCTGCGTCCCGAGGGCACCGCGTCCGTGCTGCGCGCCGCTCTGGAGGCCAACCTGCACAAGGTGGGCAACCTGCCGGTCAAGCTCTGGTACTCCGGGTCGTACTACCGGTACGAGCGTCCTCAGAAGGGCCGTTACCGCCACTTCTCCCAGGTGGGCGCCGAGGCGATCGGCGCGGAGGACCCGGCGCTGGACGCCGAGCTGATCATCCTGGCGGACCAGGCGTACCGCTCCCTGGGGCTGCGCAACTTCCGCATTCTCCTCAACAGCCTCGGCGACAAGGAGTGCCGCCCGGTCTACCGGGAGGCGCTCCAGAACTTCCTGCGCGGCCTCGACCTCGACGAGGACACGCTGCGCCGCGCGGAGATCAACCCGCTCCGGGTGCTCGACGACAAGCGCGAGTCGGTCCAGAAGCAGCTCGGGGAGGCGCCGCTGCTGCGCGACTACCTCTGCGACGCCTGCAAGGCGTACCACGAGGAGGTGCGCGAGCTGATCACCGCGGCGGGCGTCGCCTTCGAGGACGACCCCAAGCTGGTCCGCGGTCTGGACTACTACACGCGCACGACCTTCGAGTTCGTCCACGACGGACTGGGCTCGCAGTCCGCGGTGGGCGGCGGAGGCCGTTACGACGGCCTCTCGGAGATGATCGGCGGCCCCGCGCTGCCCTCGGTGGGCTGGGCGCTGGGCGTCGACCGCACGGTCCTTGCGCTGGAGGCGGAGGGTGTGGAGCTCAGGCTGCCCGCCTCGACCTCCGTGTACGCGGTGCCGCTCGGCGAGGAGGCCCGCCGGGTGCTCTTCGCCAAGGTCACCGAACTGCGCAAGCTCGGCGTCGCGGCCGACTTCGCCTATGGCGGCAAGGGCCTCAAGGGCGCCATGAAGAGCGCCAACCGCAGCGGGGCGCGCTACACCGTCGTCGCCGGCGAACGCGACCTCGCCGAGGGCGTCGTCCAGCTCAAGGACATGGAGTCCGGCGAGCAGACGGCGGTAGGCGTCAACGAGATCGTGGCCGAACTGGAGTCGAGGCTCGGATAG
- a CDS encoding vitamin K epoxide reductase family protein, translating into MSKTTVKDASTESEPEHAAAVEPRTVGAGRGFAILLLITGAAGLLAAWVITIDKFKILEAKVAGTTFTPGCSINPVISCGSIMESKQASVFGFPNPMLGLVAYGMVICVGMSLLARARFPRWYWLTFNFGTLFGVAFCTWLQYQSLYKINALCLWCSLAWVATITMFWYVTSFNVRNGFLPAPAGLKRFFGEFTWVLPVTHAGIIAMLILTRWGADLWA; encoded by the coding sequence ATGAGCAAGACGACAGTGAAAGACGCCTCCACGGAGTCCGAGCCCGAGCACGCGGCGGCGGTCGAGCCACGGACGGTGGGCGCCGGCCGTGGGTTCGCGATCCTGCTGCTGATCACCGGCGCGGCCGGTCTGCTCGCCGCGTGGGTCATCACGATCGACAAGTTCAAGATCCTCGAGGCCAAGGTCGCGGGCACGACCTTCACGCCCGGCTGCAGCATCAACCCGGTCATCTCCTGCGGCAGCATCATGGAGAGCAAGCAGGCGTCCGTCTTCGGCTTCCCCAACCCGATGCTCGGCCTCGTCGCCTACGGCATGGTGATCTGCGTCGGCATGAGCCTGCTGGCCCGGGCCCGCTTCCCGCGCTGGTACTGGCTGACCTTCAACTTCGGCACGCTCTTCGGCGTGGCCTTCTGCACCTGGCTGCAGTACCAGTCGCTGTACAAGATCAACGCCTTGTGCCTGTGGTGCTCGCTGGCCTGGGTCGCGACGATCACCATGTTCTGGTACGTCACCTCGTTCAACGTGCGCAACGGCTTCCTCCCCGCCCCCGCAGGGCTGAAGCGGTTCTTCGGCGAGTTCACCTGGGTCCTGCCGGTCACCCACGCCGGCATCATCGCGATGCTGATCCTGACCCGCTGGGGCGCCGACCTCTGGGCCTGA
- a CDS encoding replication-associated recombination protein A: MEPDLFTAAAEDRQEKDPAGSPLAVRMRPRTLDEVVGQQHLLKPGSPLRRLVGEGAKGPAGPSSVILWGPPGTGKTTLAYVVSKATNKRFVELSAITAGVKEVRAVIDGARRAIGGYGKETVLFLDEIHRFSKAQQDSLLPAVENRWVTLIAATTENPYFSVISPLLSRSLLLTLEPLTDGDLRDLVGRALSDDRGLKDAVTLPADAEAHLLRIAGGDARRALTALEAAAGAALDQDETEISLRTLEQTVDRAAVKYDRDGDQHYDVASALIKSIRGSDVDAALHYLARMIEAGEDPRFIARRLMISASEDVGLADPNALPIAVAAAQAVAMIGFPEAALTLSHATIALALAPKSNAATTAIGAALDDVRKGLAGPVPPHLRDGHYKGAAKLGHAQGYVYPHDLPEGIAAQQYAPDAIHGREYYTPTRHGAEARYADAVEWTRTHLGRNGS; encoded by the coding sequence GTGGAGCCCGACCTGTTCACCGCCGCAGCGGAAGACCGCCAGGAGAAGGACCCCGCCGGGAGCCCCCTGGCGGTCCGGATGCGTCCGCGCACCCTCGACGAGGTGGTGGGCCAGCAGCATCTGCTGAAGCCCGGCTCGCCCCTGCGCCGCCTGGTCGGCGAGGGCGCGAAAGGCCCGGCCGGCCCCTCCTCCGTGATCCTCTGGGGACCGCCGGGCACGGGGAAGACGACCCTCGCGTACGTGGTCTCCAAGGCCACCAACAAGCGGTTCGTCGAGCTGTCCGCCATCACCGCCGGCGTCAAGGAGGTCCGTGCCGTCATCGACGGCGCCCGCCGCGCCATCGGCGGCTACGGCAAGGAGACCGTCCTCTTCCTCGACGAGATCCACCGCTTCAGCAAGGCCCAGCAGGACTCCCTCCTGCCGGCCGTCGAGAACCGCTGGGTGACGCTGATCGCGGCGACCACCGAGAACCCCTACTTCTCGGTCATCTCGCCCCTGCTCTCCCGCTCCCTCCTGCTGACCCTCGAGCCCCTCACCGACGGCGACCTCCGCGACCTGGTCGGGCGCGCCCTGTCCGACGACCGCGGCCTCAAGGACGCCGTCACCCTCCCCGCGGACGCCGAGGCCCATCTCCTGCGCATCGCCGGCGGCGACGCCCGGCGCGCCCTCACGGCCCTGGAGGCCGCCGCCGGCGCCGCGCTCGACCAGGACGAGACCGAGATCAGCCTTCGGACACTGGAGCAGACGGTCGACCGCGCGGCCGTGAAGTACGACCGCGACGGCGACCAGCACTACGACGTCGCCAGCGCCCTCATCAAGTCCATCCGCGGCTCGGACGTCGACGCGGCCCTGCACTACCTGGCCCGCATGATCGAGGCGGGCGAGGACCCCCGCTTCATCGCCCGCCGCCTGATGATCTCCGCCAGCGAGGACGTCGGCCTCGCCGACCCGAACGCACTGCCGATCGCGGTCGCCGCCGCCCAGGCCGTCGCCATGATCGGCTTCCCCGAGGCCGCCCTCACCCTCAGCCACGCCACCATCGCCCTCGCCCTGGCGCCCAAGTCCAACGCCGCGACCACCGCGATCGGCGCCGCCCTGGACGACGTCCGCAAGGGGCTGGCCGGGCCCGTCCCCCCGCATCTGCGGGACGGCCACTACAAGGGGGCCGCCAAACTCGGGCACGCCCAGGGGTACGTGTACCCGCACGACCTGCCCGAGGGCATCGCCGCCCAGCAGTACGCGCCGGACGCGATCCACGGCCGGGAGTACTACACCCCCACCCGGCACGGCGCCGAGGCCCGCTACGCGGACGCGGTCGAGTGGACCAGAACGCACCTCGGTCGGAACGGGTCCTGA
- the rpsD gene encoding 30S ribosomal protein S4, giving the protein MANQSRPKVKKSRALGIALTPKAVKYFEARPYPPGEHGRGRKQNSDYKVRLLEKQRLRAQYDVSERQLVRAYERASKVQGKTGEALIIELERRLDALVLRSGIARTIYQARQMVVHGHIEVNGQKTDKPSFRVRPDDVVMVRERSREKTLFSIAREGGFAPDGETPRYLQVNLKALAFRLDREPNRKEIPVICDEQLVVEYYAR; this is encoded by the coding sequence GTGGCGAACCAGTCCCGCCCCAAGGTGAAGAAGTCGCGTGCCCTCGGCATCGCGCTGACCCCGAAGGCCGTCAAGTACTTCGAGGCCCGCCCCTACCCGCCGGGCGAGCACGGCCGCGGCCGCAAGCAGAACTCGGACTACAAGGTCCGTCTGCTCGAGAAGCAGCGTCTGCGCGCGCAGTACGACGTGTCCGAGCGTCAGCTCGTCCGCGCCTACGAGCGTGCCTCCAAGGTCCAGGGCAAGACCGGTGAGGCCCTGATCATCGAGCTCGAGCGCCGTCTCGACGCGCTGGTCCTGCGTTCGGGCATCGCCCGCACGATCTACCAGGCCCGTCAGATGGTCGTGCACGGCCACATCGAGGTCAACGGTCAGAAGACCGACAAGCCCTCGTTCCGTGTCCGTCCCGACGACGTCGTGATGGTCCGCGAGCGCAGCCGTGAGAAGACCCTCTTCTCCATCGCCCGCGAGGGCGGCTTCGCCCCCGACGGCGAGACCCCGCGCTACCTCCAGGTGAACCTCAAGGCCCTGGCGTTCCGCCTGGACCGTGAGCCGAACCGCAAGGAGATCCCGGTGATCTGCGACGAGCAGCTCGTCGTCGAGTACTACGCCCGCTGA
- a CDS encoding DUF948 domain-containing protein: protein MSGGEVAGILVAVFWAILVSFLAVALARLAQTLRATTRLVADVTEQAVPLLADASAAVRSAQTQIDRVDAIASDVQEVTSNASALSTTVASTFGGPLVKVAAFGYGVRRALGGRKEDAPAREPRRTVIVGRTVSRREKRKPRGKRD from the coding sequence GTGTCCGGTGGAGAGGTGGCCGGCATTCTGGTGGCCGTGTTCTGGGCGATCCTGGTCTCCTTCCTCGCCGTCGCGCTGGCGAGGCTGGCCCAGACGCTCAGGGCGACCACCCGGCTGGTCGCGGACGTGACCGAACAGGCCGTCCCGCTGCTGGCCGACGCCTCCGCCGCCGTGCGCTCCGCGCAGACCCAGATCGACCGGGTCGACGCCATCGCCAGCGATGTCCAGGAGGTCACGTCGAACGCGTCGGCGCTCTCCACCACGGTCGCCTCCACCTTCGGCGGGCCCCTGGTGAAGGTCGCCGCGTTCGGCTACGGCGTCCGCCGGGCCCTCGGCGGCCGTAAGGAAGACGCGCCCGCGAGGGAGCCCCGGCGGACCGTCATCGTGGGCCGCACGGTCTCCCGGCGGGAGAAGCGCAAGCCCCGTGGAAAGAGGGACTGA
- the alaS gene encoding alanine--tRNA ligase, with protein MESAEIRRRWLSFYEERGHTVVPSASLIADDPTLLLVPAGMVPFKPYFLGEVKPPWSRATSVQKCVRTPDIEEVGKTTRHGTFFQMCGNFSFGDYFKEGAVKYAWELLTSPQDKGGYGLEPEKLWITVYQDDDEAERIWHEVVGVPKERIQRLGMKDNYWSMGVPGPCGPCSEINYDRGPEFGVEGGPAVNDERYVEIWNLVFMQYERGEGIGKDNFEILGELPSKNIDTGLGLERLAMILQGVQNMYEIDTSMAVIKKATELTGVAYGEAHDSDVSLRVVTDHMRTSVMLIGDGVTPGNEGRGYVLRRIMRRAIRNMRLLGATGLVVKDLIDTVIEMMGQQYPELVTDRERIEKVALAEENAFVKTLRAGTNILDTAITEAKAAGGRVLAGDKAFLLHDTWGFPIDLTLEMAAEQGLSVDEDGFRRLMKEQRDKAKADAQAKKTGHAGTGAYREIADRAGETDFIGYSDTEGESTIVGILVDGASSPAATEGDEVEIVLDRTPFYAEGGGQIGDTGRIKVDTGAVVEIRDTQKPVPGVYVHKGVVQFGEVTVGAKAHASIDGRRRTAIARAHSATHLTHQALRDALGPTAAQAGSENQPGRFRFDFGSPAAVPTAVMTDVEQKINEVLARDLDVQAEVMGIDEAKKQGAIAEFGEKYGERVRVVTIGDFSKELCGGTHVHNTAQLGLVKLLGESSIGSGVRRIEALVGVDAYNFLAREHTVVAQLQELIKGRPEELPEKVSAMLGKLKDAEKEIEKFRAEKVLQAAAGLVESAKDVRGVAVVTGQVPDGTTPDDLRRLVLDVRGRIQGGRAAVVALFTVNNGKPLTVIATNEAARERGLKAGELVRTAAKTLGGGGGGKPDVAQGGGQNPAAVGDAVDAVERLVAETAK; from the coding sequence ATGGAGTCGGCCGAGATCCGCCGCCGCTGGCTGAGCTTCTACGAGGAGCGCGGGCACACCGTCGTCCCTTCGGCGTCGCTCATCGCGGACGACCCGACTCTGCTCCTGGTCCCCGCCGGCATGGTCCCGTTCAAGCCGTACTTCCTCGGCGAGGTGAAGCCGCCGTGGTCGCGCGCCACCAGCGTGCAGAAGTGCGTGCGCACGCCCGACATCGAAGAGGTCGGCAAGACCACCCGGCACGGCACGTTCTTCCAGATGTGCGGCAACTTCTCCTTCGGCGACTACTTCAAGGAAGGCGCCGTCAAGTACGCCTGGGAGCTGCTCACCAGCCCCCAGGACAAGGGCGGTTACGGCCTGGAGCCGGAGAAGCTCTGGATCACGGTCTACCAGGACGACGACGAGGCCGAGCGCATCTGGCACGAGGTCGTCGGCGTGCCCAAGGAGCGCATCCAGCGCCTCGGCATGAAGGACAACTACTGGTCCATGGGCGTCCCCGGCCCGTGCGGACCGTGTTCCGAGATCAACTACGACCGCGGCCCCGAGTTCGGCGTCGAGGGCGGCCCCGCCGTCAACGACGAGCGGTACGTGGAGATCTGGAACCTCGTCTTCATGCAGTACGAGCGCGGGGAGGGCATCGGCAAGGACAACTTCGAGATCCTCGGCGAGCTGCCCAGCAAGAACATCGACACGGGCCTCGGCCTGGAGCGCCTCGCCATGATTCTGCAGGGCGTGCAGAACATGTACGAGATCGACACCTCCATGGCCGTCATCAAGAAGGCCACCGAGCTGACCGGCGTCGCGTACGGCGAGGCCCACGACTCGGACGTCTCGCTGCGCGTGGTCACCGACCACATGCGCACCTCCGTGATGCTCATCGGTGACGGCGTCACTCCGGGCAACGAGGGCCGCGGCTATGTGCTGCGCCGCATCATGCGCCGCGCCATCCGCAACATGCGCCTCCTCGGCGCCACCGGCCTCGTCGTCAAGGACCTCATCGACACGGTCATCGAGATGATGGGCCAGCAGTACCCGGAGCTGGTCACCGACCGCGAGCGCATCGAGAAGGTCGCCCTCGCCGAGGAGAACGCCTTCGTCAAGACGCTCAGGGCCGGCACCAACATCCTCGACACGGCCATCACCGAGGCCAAGGCCGCCGGCGGCCGGGTCCTCGCCGGCGACAAGGCCTTCCTGCTCCACGACACCTGGGGCTTCCCGATCGACCTCACCCTGGAGATGGCCGCCGAGCAGGGGCTGTCCGTGGACGAGGACGGCTTCCGCCGTCTGATGAAGGAACAGCGGGACAAGGCCAAGGCCGACGCCCAGGCCAAGAAGACCGGCCACGCCGGCACGGGCGCCTACCGCGAGATCGCCGACAGGGCCGGCGAGACCGACTTCATCGGGTACTCCGACACCGAGGGCGAGTCCACGATCGTCGGCATCCTCGTCGACGGCGCCTCCTCCCCGGCCGCCACCGAGGGCGACGAGGTCGAGATCGTCCTCGACCGCACCCCGTTCTACGCCGAGGGCGGCGGCCAGATCGGCGACACCGGCCGGATCAAGGTCGACACCGGCGCCGTCGTCGAGATCCGCGACACCCAGAAGCCCGTCCCCGGCGTGTACGTGCACAAGGGCGTCGTCCAGTTCGGCGAGGTGACGGTCGGAGCCAAGGCCCACGCCTCGATCGACGGCCGCCGCCGTACGGCCATCGCCCGCGCCCACTCGGCCACCCACCTCACCCACCAGGCGCTGCGCGACGCCCTCGGCCCGACGGCCGCCCAGGCCGGCTCCGAGAACCAGCCCGGCCGCTTCCGCTTCGACTTCGGCTCCCCGGCCGCCGTTCCGACGGCCGTGATGACCGACGTCGAGCAGAAGATCAACGAGGTGCTCGCCCGCGACCTGGACGTCCAGGCCGAGGTCATGGGCATCGACGAGGCCAAGAAGCAGGGCGCCATCGCCGAGTTCGGCGAGAAGTACGGCGAGCGTGTCCGGGTCGTCACCATCGGCGACTTCTCCAAGGAGCTGTGCGGCGGCACGCACGTGCACAACACCGCCCAGCTCGGCCTGGTGAAGCTGCTCGGCGAGTCGTCGATCGGCTCGGGCGTGCGCCGCATCGAGGCCCTGGTCGGCGTCGACGCCTACAACTTCCTGGCCCGTGAGCACACGGTCGTCGCCCAGCTCCAGGAGCTGATCAAGGGCCGTCCGGAGGAGCTCCCGGAGAAGGTCTCCGCCATGCTCGGCAAGCTGAAGGATGCCGAGAAGGAGATCGAGAAGTTCCGCGCCGAGAAGGTCCTCCAGGCCGCCGCCGGTCTCGTGGAGTCCGCCAAGGACGTCCGCGGGGTCGCCGTGGTCACCGGCCAGGTCCCGGACGGCACCACGCCGGACGACCTTCGCAGGCTGGTCCTCGACGTGCGCGGCCGCATCCAGGGTGGACGGGCCGCGGTGGTCGCCCTGTTCACGGTCAACAACGGCAAGCCGCTGACGGTCATCGCCACCAACGAGGCCGCCCGCGAGCGCGGACTCAAGGCCGGCGAACTGGTCCGCACGGCCGCCAAGACCCTCGGCGGCGGCGGTGGCGGCAAGCCCGACGTGGCCCAGGGCGGCGGCCAGAACCCGGCCGCGGTCGGCGACGCCGTCGACGCCGTCGAGCGGCTCGTGGCGGAAACGGCCAAGTGA
- the ruvX gene encoding Holliday junction resolvase RuvX: MRKGRRLAIDVGDARIGVASCDPDGILATPVETVPGRDVPAAYRRLGQLIEEYEPIEVVVGLPRSLKGGEGPAAAKVRGFAQELANKIAPVSVRLVDERMTTVTASQGLRASGVKSKKGRSVIDQAAAVIILQQALESERVSGKAPGEGVEVVI; this comes from the coding sequence ATGCGCAAGGGCCGTCGACTCGCGATCGACGTCGGGGACGCCCGGATCGGGGTCGCCTCGTGCGACCCCGACGGGATCCTCGCCACCCCGGTGGAGACGGTCCCCGGCCGGGACGTGCCGGCGGCCTACCGGCGGCTCGGACAGCTGATCGAGGAATACGAGCCGATCGAGGTCGTGGTGGGTCTTCCTCGCTCCCTCAAGGGGGGCGAGGGCCCGGCCGCGGCGAAGGTGCGCGGTTTCGCACAGGAACTGGCGAACAAAATCGCCCCCGTATCCGTACGTCTGGTGGACGAGCGGATGACGACCGTGACGGCAAGTCAGGGACTGCGGGCATCGGGGGTGAAGTCGAAGAAGGGCAGATCGGTCATCGACCAGGCAGCCGCTGTGATCATCCTTCAGCAGGCGCTGGAATCCGAACGGGTGTCAGGTAAAGCACCGGGCGAGGGCGTCGAAGTGGTCATCTGA